The Chitinophaga caeni genome segment TGCTCGCCCCCTCGAATTAGCAGGTTTCGAGAGCCAACATACCGGCGCCGCATCGAAAGAACGGCTCTTTGATAATTTTAAAATGTACCTGGATAAATACGCTCCTAATACCAGCCTAAACAATTGGGATATTTTCAAATCCATTGGAACTAAAATGTTTGGCTCCAATCAATATTTACCTTCTTTGCCGGATCAAAAAATGTTTTTCCAGATGATCGATAAATTGTTAGCCGTAACAAGAAAATCAAGATCAGGTGAAGATATTACTGGGCAAAATGGCTTTTGGTACGAGGTGACGAGAAGCCTTGCATCCCAAGCGAAACGTTACTGGAAACTGGTGAAGGGGAATGAATTAAGTGTGCGTGATTTGCAGATGGCTAATAATCTGACATGGTTGGCAAATGATTATTATAAAGGGAAAAAGATCATCGTATGGGCACATAACATTCACATTGCAAAAGAAACCAAGGAGCTTAATTCGGATAACCCGGAAATGGATTTCTTGAAAACGTATGTTCCGATGGGGACTACCATAAAGAAGAGATTCGGTAAGAAAGCTTATATGCTAGGTTTTGTTAGTGAAATGGGTACTTATATGAATTACGTGGACAGCAAAATATTATCTGTACCCGGAGTCGATTATAATACAATTAATCATCAACTGGCCCTTGAACCGATGTCTTATAATTGGTTCGATTATACTAAGGGTAGATTGCACCAGGAAAAAGTTAACGGTGTAGCAACTTTATTTGATTTTATAACATTGGAAGGAAAGTGGAACAAGGTGTTCGATGGATGGTTCTTTATTAGGAAAGCGGTGCATGTTACGAGGTGATCGATTTATTCTCCCCGTATTAGTATCTAATTGATGGGGGATACAGGCTTGTATCGCCCATCAATTAGATTTACCGCATTATTTACTTCAAAGATGACCGTTTACGCACTACATGGCTCATCCCTTCATTAATCATCTCCTCCAATAAAGTATAGCCCCCATTAGGGATGCTGTGGGCATATTCCCTTTCTTTTAATGTAATCGGCGTACACCAATAAAGATTTAATTTATCACCATACATGTCCGGTAATGCTATATTAGAACCGTTATACAGCGCTGCTGATAAAATTAAACTTTCATATTCGCCGGGTAATTCTTTGGCGCTATTGGTATGACCTTCCCCGTACCAGGTTATGTCGCGCCATGGTGAATCAGCCATCCCGCTAATGATTTCTGCGAACCGCATTTGCGCTTCTGCATCAAAATCTTTCATATCTATTGCAATGGCTAGTTCCATCCTACGGAAACCGGATGCATTATCATTATATAAATAATCTACCCATGGCATGGCACGGATACCGATGCCCATTGACAGAAAATATTTGATGCCGTCTTTTTCAAATTCACCGATGGCCATCGGTGGCCATTGATCGCCGTCGATAGCATAATATTTTTGTATTGGGCCGAATATTTCTTCATACGTGCTGATGTACTTTTCTTGTAATGCTCCCCATTGCGTATTGCTTTCTCCTTCCCAGGAGTTCCAGAACTCAGTTGCGCGGGCTACTTGCCCGTAGATGATAGGCGTCGCGTTTTCATTCATTGGAAACATCATGCTCAACTCCGTAGAGCCAGTACAGCTGCTTGCATAGGCTATGGGCTGATCTGAATATAATGTCCAGCCGGGGATGAACCCGATGATTTTATCATCATACAAAGCGGCTGCGCCATCGCCGCTTTCTAGCCAGACGATGCTTAAGCGTTCTGCTTCCAATGGCGGCAATCCATCTGGATGGTCACAGAAGCTTGCTTCTATCATCGGTGCCTGACCTTGGCTCATGGCTTCAAAATCGCGGGTAGCCGGTGCTGTTTTGAGGTTGCGTAACCAGCAGGCGCGGGGTTCAAATTGATGGGCAAATTTTTGACCGGGGAATAAATAGAAATAGGCAGTGCGATCATCTTGTTCTATTACAGCTTGTAGGGTACCCCTCGTGTTTGTCTCTTCTAGCAAGACAACTGGGTCATTCATCATAATTGTCGTGATTTAGGTATATGCAATAATGTCTCGAAGAACCAAATTTAATGTAAATGCTACTTTCGTGTGATATTAATTTTTTTAACATCTGTCCTTATCTTTTGTTAAAACACTTGCGGATCATTTTTTCTTTTAATGTTAAAGTTTAGTTTCGGATTTCATCAAAATGATTTCTATGAAACAAAAAACATCCACAGCATTTGTTGTTGCTTCATGGGCAGCCTTATTGATTGGGATGGTAGGCTACTTGATCGGTTTGTTTAATGCCGACTTGGAGTTGAATGAGAAAGGTTATTATTTTACCGTGTTGATGTTTGGCTTATTTGCCGCTGTATCTGTTCAAAAATGTGTTCGGGATAGATTGGAGAATGTACCGGTAACAGATTTGTATTACGGCATCAGCTGGGTTGCCACATTGCTGGCAATTTTACTATTGATCATCGGTTTATGGAACGCCACCATGCAGCCGAGTGAAAAGGGATTCTACGCATTCGCATTTTTATTAAGCCTCTTCGGGGCAATCGCGGTTCAAAAAAATACACGCGATAACCAAGCATCACGCATCATAAACGATTAAAAGGGTTCGCGGGTTAATTGCCTTGTCTTTTAATCCGCGAATAATTCCCGAATTATAAATGATCGAAGTCTTTTTATTGCACAACCGGTCATATAGTTCTTTGTTCCAAGTGGAAATCATCAAGTATTTGCATCTCCGTATACATTTCCCCCTAAATTTTGCTATAAAAACCGTATTAATACAGCCTATTCGCCCTTTTTGTGTCCGTTTATGAGAATTACTGTCCGCTTTCGAAAATGACCATTTTTTGAATGCCATCCTTCCCGATGAAAGGATTTCTACCACTTCGTGAGATTTCGTGAGTTCGGTATCGTTTTATTCTTGTAAGTAATTGATTATTAGTATTTTAAATTGATTTTAGCCAGTGTTCGCATGTAATGAAAGCGGACACTTTTGGTAGGTTATTGGACCGTTGTTCCAGCGGTAACTATTCCCTTTTCAAGCCTTTAAAGCCGCGCTACATTTGTGTTAACAAAACGAAATAACAACAAATCAAATTTTTCAAATACTAATTCAAAACATTTAAAACATACTATTATGAAAACAATGATCGCCTTATTTGCCGTATTATTTTCTTTACAATTAAATGTGAATGCAAACGGTAAAGCAACAAAAACAAATGAACCCGCGGATAGCATAGAATATATTGCCGGTACTACGGATGTTATCAAGCATGTTTATAGCGAAGAGTTCAATACTTGGATCGAGATGCGTTATATCAATGATGATGAACTGCCTTTGAAAGTCATCTCTAAATTGATGAAAAAGGTACCCAATGCCGATTTTGTTAGCATCGTTGAACTAAACGTTGAAGGTATCAAAACATATATCATTACATTGGAAGATACGAACACTTACAAGGTTGTAAGATGTGGTGATAAAGGCCAATTCGGGATTTTACAGTCTTTACAAAAACAATAATGCCGCCAATCTATACAAGAAAAGCCTGTCACGGTTGACGACAGGCTTTTTGCTATTTTATGTGCCAGCATTTTAAACGGCTATATTTATTGATAACTAAATGTGTTCGGTAATACCCACCTGGCCTTGTAAATTTTTAGTCCTTCTTGCTTGAAAATACGCTTTCCTTCTAAATCAAATATTTCATCGGTCCACCATTGTTCTTTAGGAAATATCACGATGGTAGGATATCCAGCAGGGCCACTGGATACACTTTTTATGCCCTTCTGCCTTCTTGTTTTTACCTGTTCCAATGATCCTGTTCCCGGGTCGTAAATATAAATGTGTTGATGATCCGTAAACCACAATGAATCTTTCCCATGTACAGGGAATAAATCATGACCTTGCTCCCCCGGTAAAGGGTGGTGAAATGCTAACTGTAACCGCGGCTTCCCATTTTCCAGAACATATTTATAAGCGTACATTTCATGCATTCCCGCGGACCATAACAAGGATCTTTTCTTATCCCAAACAAGATTATGTGCAAAGGGTAAAGCATATTGTATATAAGGAACCGTATCTTGTTGAATAGTTGTATCAACTTGGAACAGCCGCAAATAGTTCCCCGTACTCGATGCGCTCACGATGTTTCCCCCGGGCAAAACTTCTATCGAATGCGTATTACCTCCCGCGTAAGCATGGAATAAAATCTTTTTATCGTAGATTCTAATTAGCGCTATACCCCCGCCAGAAGCACTTGTTAAAAGGAATCGGCCATTATAAATGATTTTTGCGTCACTAGGATTATTAAACCATTTGACATGTGTAGCCGGAAGTTGCATGCTATCCGCTTTCCATTCCCAGCTAATAGTTCCTTTCCCAGGATCGATAATAATTACCCTATGTTGGGATTGTTCAGCAGCAACGATTAGTTTTTTACCCTTTGGTAATACAAATTCTTGTGCGTAGCTATTATGCCAAGTCCATACAAGTAAAATTACCAGGAAAGAAATATATATAAGCTGTTTACTTCTCATGAATACAAAATAATATTTTCAAAAGAAATAGTTTAACCCTTTTATAGACACAAAAAAGGGGAAGCTACTCACTTCCCCTTGGGTATCCTTTTAAGGTCAAAATTATTCTGCGGTAACTGCAACACCCGTTAAGGGTGCGGTGGTAGTACCCCGCGATTTAATTACCTGGTTTACCTGGCTAAGCATGATTAATGAAATGATCATGGTGCCAATGATCACATAACCCAAAGTATCAAAATGTTGCAGGGAGTGATTGCTGTTTTCCACCACGATTAAACCGGCAAGAGAAGATGCTATACCGCCGGATAATTGTTGCACGGATGAGTTTATACTCATGAACGCGCCGCGGTCTTGCAAAGCGGGTACAGCCGATAATAAGGCGGTAGCGGCGATCATCCGCGAACTAACCCCTATAAACATTACAACCGAAATAGCAATAACCTGGAATAGGGTAGCGGTATGCAAATTCGTATAAACATATACTAACAACATGGTTAGCAAGGAACCGAACATAAAAATCTTGAATTTGCCGACTTTATCACTGGCAATTCCCATTAAAGGACTGATCACGAGTGTAAATAGGCCCGTTATAAAGTAAATCAAGGGAATGTCATCCTGTGCGATCCCGAGGTTGAACGTATTGAAGGTGGTACCGAAAGGCATCAGCATAAATCCCCCGGTTGCCATCAATGTGGTGGCACCGAAGCCCAGCAAATATTGTTTTTTACTCAAGGTCTTCGTGAGGTGAGTGAATGCATTTACCGGTTTACTAAGTTTCAAATGTTCATTGATAGGCTTCAGGAAGAATAGGGCAATGCCTAGGCAAATCCCGAAGATACTAATCATCGTGAATGGTGCATGCCAAGAGTAATGATTGGCCAAAACCAAGCCGATGGGTAAGCCTGCTACTTGGCTGACACCGAAAGCCATTTGAATAAATCCCATGGCGCGGCCCCGTTGTTCCAAGCTGAAGAGATCCGTAACGATGGCAAACCCGATTGAACCCGTAACACCACCAAACATGCCCGTTACGATCCTCGCCAGTAGAAGTGTATGGTAATCGGGAGCTAGGCTACAGAAAATAGTTCCGATGATAAAGCCGATATAAAAGAAAATCAGCATGTTCTTGCGATCGAATTTATCGGCAAAACCGGCGGCAAGGAAACCGGAAATCCCGGCGCTGAAAGCATAGGCAGAAACCACGAACCCGAATTGGGACGCGGAGATGTTGAGTGTTGGCATCAAGATGGCTCCCAATGGGGAAAGTACCATGAAGTCGAGCACGATCGTAAATTGTAATACAGCCAACAGGATTATCACCAAGATTTGATACTTGGTGAATTGTTGAGATTTTAATTGAGTCGTCATTGGACTAAGTTGATAAACGAATGTTAACCGGGTAATACTTCACAGTGATAACCGGCTTTTTGAACTAGGTGGATAATTGCGTGCTCCTGGACTGAAGCACAAACAACACGTAGTACTTTATCCTCATCATCTAAAGCCACGTTCCACTTCCTGATGCCGGGCGTAGTGTTGAGGATATTGGCTACCCTGGAGACGGCATGGTCATCTGCCAGGTTTGTTTTAAAGACGAAGATGTCATGGTTTTCTTCGCCGGATGTTGGGTGTTGCATGGTAATAGACTTTCGATTACGATGGTTGCAACGCTTTCAAAACCAATTGTAATGTTTGTTTTAGATGATCCTCGTTCAGTTGGAAAGGTTCATCTCCAATAGGATTGCGTTGCGTATGAAATTTGATCAATTGATACAATGGGGCAAATGCAATGGACCAGTATACTTCTAATGGTAAATCGATTAATTCCTTTTTTTCAATAGCATTCTTAACAAATTTTCCTAGTATTTCTTTGAAGGGTTGTTTAATGATAGGTTGAATTTTTTGATATACGTTTGAATAGCGTATTTTCTCTATAAACTCAACTTCCAACGGGTATTTTACAAAATACCGTGACCTGTTTTGCCATTGTAACTGTAAGCCGGCTGCAAAATGCATGTCAGGGTCAAAGTCTTTTAGGGATTCCCGCACCATCTCTTGGGCTATCTCCGTGCTGACTTTCGTAATTAAATCGTCTTTATCCTTATAATAAATATATAATGTTGCAGGTGAGATCCCGGCGGCTTTAGCCAATTTATTCATGCTAAAACCATCCAAGCCTTCCTCTACGATCAAGCTTACCGTGTATTGGCGCACTTTACAGATCTTATTTTCATCCCTTACCCGCATCTTGCAAAGGTAAGTAAATGAACATTCATTTATAAAATTATTTCTTCATGATAATTACGCCCTTGTTATTGGAAAAATTAAGCGTTGATAACCAACCTCTTCTGTGCCAATAATGAAATAGGTAACCCTACGCATAGGATCAAGATGAGGCTACTTAAAATGGCGCCTCCCCATTCAAAAGGTCTAATAGATGCATTGGATAAAGGTAAAACCACGAAGTTCATCGTTCCGTAGATCAATAAACCGTAGACGAGACCAACTAAAAATTGATTGGGTAATACTTTGAAAATCAACCGGTAAGATGGAACGAGAACAAGGCAGAAAATGAAAGCTACCAAGTAATGAAACAAGATGCCGCGCCAGAGCATAATATCCCTCGCTTCGAATGCATCATTGCCATATACGCCGCTGGCAATGTATACGAAAATTGGTTGCACATCCCACCTGCCTGTCCTGATGATATACATCAAACATGCAGCGATGCCATCCAAGGTGCCGGTTACTAAGGTGGCGATAATAATAGTCCGCAAGGTTTTTGCGTAGTGTTTTTTGGGGCTGGTATTCATACGATTTCAATAAAAAATGGTTGTCCCGTATCACAATATACGAACTATTTCCGGCAGCGCAAATCCCTTGCATTAACGGGCTCTAATTCAACGTGATGGCGATATGCAACAAAGCATACCCCAATTTTGATACCCTGCGCGTTAACAAATCATCCCCTAAATGTAAACATATCCATTACCTGGAATTTTGTTCTTGCGGTTAAATTTGGATGATCGTTATTCCACGTTAGGCCGTTTCATTTAGAAACCGCTTTTAACCTTTTTGATTACTGGAATATGATACAACCAAGATTCATGTTTTATTCAATTTAAAAGAAAGTATTTCCACGTCCTGTACATTTCAAAATTCCAATGTTATGCAAAACATGTACAAACTTTTTAGCTCATGGAAGCCATGGACCGTTTTATGGTGTTTGCTCCTATTGCAGCTAGTTCCTGCTTATGCTCAATCAACCCAGGTTTCAGGGAAGGTGTTTTCACAAGATAATGAACCGGTTATGGGCGTTACCATCCGTTTGAAAGGTACCTCCACGGGTACTGCTTCCCTGGAGGACGGCTCATACAAAATCACTGCTAAGAAAGGCGATGTACTCGTATTCTCCTTCGTAGGGTACGCTTCGCGGGAAGTGATTGTCGGGGACCAGCAGGTAATTAATATCACTTTACAGGAATCCAATAGCAACCTCGAAGAGTTAGTCGTGGTGGCTTACGGTGTCCAGAAGAAAAAAGTCGTAACAGGCGCCACCGTTAAGGTCAACAGCGAAGATCTAGGTAAAAACCATGCACTGAGTATGGAGCAAGCTTTACAAGGACAAGCTGCCGGTGTAAACATTACCGCTAATTCCGGTCAACCTGGCGATGCCTTGAAATTTAATATCAGGGGGGTGGGTACTAATGGTAATTCTAACCCGCTATTTATTGTAGATAATATGCCTGTAGATGATATTTCGTACCTCAATCCTGCCGATATTGCCAGCATCGATGTATTGAAAGATGCTGCGTCTACCGCCATTTATGGAGCGCGTGCAGCTAACGGTATCGTGATGATTACCACGCATAAAGGTCGCGCCGGTAAGATGCAGGTGGGCTTAGATGCTTATTATGGCTGGGCAAATCCATATAAAAAGCTGGATTTATTAACAGCTCATGAATATGGTATTATTATGAACGAGGCCTCGATCAATTCCGGCAAAGCGCCTATTTATTCCGATGAAGAACTGGCTGCTTTAGGGAAAGGTACCGATTGGCAGGATGCCGCCACCCGCCAAAATGCGCCTATTCAAGCTTATACTTTTTCATTGGCGGGTGGAAACGATGTCTCTATTTTTTCATCGGCGCTTTCGTACCAAGGGCAAGAGGGTGTTATCGGTTTAGAAGATCAATCTTACTTCAACCGTATTACTTTCCGCTTGAATTCCGAACACCGCTTGTATGAAGGCCGCTTGAAGATTGGGGAGAATATTACCTACAGCCACGCGGCTAGTAACGGCATCGGTACCGGGAATATTTATAATAACTCGATCCGCGGGTTACTAAATGCCAGCCCAACTTTCCCGGTTTATAACGGGGACGGTACCTTTGGTGTCTCCTCGCTCAGCGCGGAAGAAGTGAACCCTATCGGTATCATGTATTATACAAATATGTCGAAAAACATTACCGACAGGATTGTAGGGAATATATATGCGGACCTGGCTCTTTATAAAGACTTACATTTTCGTTCCGATTTCGGCTTGGATCTTAATATATTTTCAACTAACTCTTTCACCCCGGTTTATACATTAACCAATAACAATAAAAATACTGCCGATTATGCTACCCAAGGTTTATACCGGAATACTGCCTGGAACTGGGATAATTTTTTTACTTATAGCAAATCTTTAAAAGATCATGACTTCAGCCTGATGGTAGGTATGTCGGCAAGGAGAACCCGGGGGTTCGATGTAAGCGGTAGAAAGGAAAATCTAATTATAAAGGATTTCTACCACGCTATCTTGAACAATGCTACCAACGAAGCTACCCAGCAAGCCATGGGGAGCATGTCAAATTATGCTTTGAGTTCTTATTTTGGTCGTTTGACATATTCATTTAAAGAGAAGTATTTATTTAATGCCACCTTGCGGCGCGACGGTTCCGTGAACTTCGGACAAAATAGCCGCTATGGCACTTTTCCGGCAGTTTCAGCAGGCTGGATTATAACTGCGGAACCTTTCTCGATGCCTTCGTGGGTTAACTTCTTGAAAATTCGCGGTGGCTGGGGACAAAATGGTAATGATAGGATCGTAGCGGATGCTTACCGCGCAACCGTAAGCTCTAGCTACAGGGCTTATTATTTCGGTGGTGATGAACGTTTCATCGGGACTTCGCCCGATAAAATCCCGAACCCTAACGTGAAATGGGAAACATCCGAGCAAACGAATGTCGGTTTTGATGCGACCTTGTTTAAAAGCTTGGAGTTGACCTTCGATTGGTATAATAAGACTACCCGCGATTGGTTGGTACAAGCGCCAATCCCGGCCATCGTTGGTACAGGAGCTCCTTATATCAACGGTGGTAACATCGTGAATAAGGGCGTCGAAATCGTAGCTAGTTATAGCGGTAAAGTAGGCGGATTGCAATTCAATATCGGGGGAAACATCGCCTTCAATAAAAATAAAGTATTGTCAATTCCTAACCAGGAGGGCGTCATCCATCCCGCGTACAACAATGTGTTGTCTTCAAATATGGACGAATACTACCGGGCGCAAAACGGTTACCCGATCGGTTATTTCTACGGTTTAAAGACGGATGGTATTTTTCAGAATGCTGAAGAGATCGATGCCTACAAAAATTCGAAGGGAACGGTTATCCAACCAACGGCAAAACCCGGGGATGTGCGTTTCGTTGACCTGAACGATGATGGTGTGATCAATGGGGATGATAAAACCATGATCGGTAACCCTAATCCGACGCATACTTACGGTATGAACCTAAGTGCTTCTTACAAAGGGTTTGATGCATCTGTACTGTTCTATGGTGTAGGTGGAAACACCGTTGTAAACGGCAGCCGCGCCAATGATCGCTTTTATAATAATTATACAACCGAAATATTTGACCGGTGGACAGGCGAAGGTACCTCCAATTCAATACCGAGGGTTACCCTGGGGGATGAGCCCAATGGTAACTACACCAAGTTCTCTGAGCTTTACACCCACAATGGCGCTTACCTGAGAATAAAAAGCTTGAATATCGGTTACGATTTTAAGAAAACAATTGCTAAACATTTGCCAGTAGAGCAATTACGTTTATATGTATCCGGTCTGAACCTTTACACTTTCACCCACTATAAAGGAATGGATCCAGAAGCAGGTTTCGGGATCGACAGTTGGTCATCGGGAACTGATTTAGGTTATTACCCGATGCCGAGAACAGTTATGGTTGGTTTAAATGTTAAATTCTAATTCCACGTATGAAAAAGATATTATTAGCCTTATTGGCGGCCACGTTATTGTCTGCCTGCGGCAAAAATTTCCTGGACATAGATCCAGTTGATAAAAAAACGATCGATAATTTTTATAAAACGCCTACCGATGCTTTCGAAGGATTGGTGGCAGCTTATAATGTATTGAACTGGGATGGTTACGGCAATATTTTGTTGACATCCGAGATAGCATCCGATAATGCTTTCGGCGGTGGTGGAAACTCCGACAACGGTATGCGGCAATGGGATCGCAGTGAGAAGATTTACGATCATAATGCCGAAGCTTGGACTAAATACTACACCGGTATTTACCGTGCCAACATATTATTATCAAAAATTGATGAAGTGGATTTTGAAGGAGATGAAGATTTGAAAAATATGTATATAGCGGAAGCCAAATTTTTACGTGCTTATTTTTATTTTGATCTCGTACGCATGTTCGGTCATGTACCCTTGGTTAAAGTTCCGCTGGAAGCAGGGCAGTACAATGTTCCACAAGCAGCTCCCGATAGTATCTACATGTTCATTGCGACTGATCTAAAAGAAGCAATTCCCCATTTATTAGATAAAAAATATGCTGAATATACTTCAACAGAATATGGCAGGGCCACCAAATGGGCTGCCGAAAGTTTGCTCGCCCGCGTATTTTTATATTACACGGGGTATTATGGTAAACCAGGTATTGCCGGGGTTATTACTAAGGCCGATGCGTTGACAGCCATAGAAGATGTTATTGTTAATAGCGGTTATGACCTGGTTCCCAAGTATTCAAATATATGGCGGGCATCCGCGGAGAGTACAACGGATTATGCAGGGCAAAACAGCCAGGAAGGCGTGTTTAATATCCAGTATACTTATAAGGGCTTGAAAGATGGGAACGAGCGAAATGGTAACCGGGTACAGGTTATGATCGGCATCCGGAGCCAAGTGTTGCTACCGTATTATAATGGCTGGGGCGCTTGTACCGTGAACCCCAAGTTATGGAATGCTTTTGATGTAGCAGATTTAAGGAGAAATGCTTCTATTATTTCTATCGAAGGAGAAGGTTTTGCCGGGCAATACTCCCTGGGAGATCAATACCAGTACACCGGTTATTTCCAAAAGAAATATACCCCGCTAAACGATCAGAAGCCTGAAGATTTAGGGGGCGATTTTCAAATCGACAACTATGATAATTATCTCGCCATACGTTTTTCCGATGTGTTGTTAATGGCGGCTGAATTGAACCTGGACGCCGATTTAGGTAAAGCGCAAGCATATTACAACCGTGTACGCGATAGGGCATTCGGTGACGAACTGCACCGCAAAACATTAACGGGAGACGCTAACGGCATGCAGTTGATTATGGATGAAAGGAGATATGAATTTGCAGGGGAAGGAATCCGTTATTGGGACTTACTGCGGCAAGGGCTAAACATCGCTAAAAGTGCCATAGACAATACCAGTACAAACTCGGAATTGAATGTAAACTTCCGCGAGATCACCATGGGATTATTCGCGATTCCCGAAACAC includes the following:
- a CDS encoding erythromycin esterase family protein; the protein is MPVKSVLKNCSMVLLGEQTHGEATTFEAKIRLIKYLHEEMGFDVLAFESGFYDCADVWKLVQAGANVKDAVKGNLFYMYADSKEMLPLFEYLQQQLNTARPLELAGFESQHTGAASKERLFDNFKMYLDKYAPNTSLNNWDIFKSIGTKMFGSNQYLPSLPDQKMFFQMIDKLLAVTRKSRSGEDITGQNGFWYEVTRSLASQAKRYWKLVKGNELSVRDLQMANNLTWLANDYYKGKKIIVWAHNIHIAKETKELNSDNPEMDFLKTYVPMGTTIKKRFGKKAYMLGFVSEMGTYMNYVDSKILSVPGVDYNTINHQLALEPMSYNWFDYTKGRLHQEKVNGVATLFDFITLEGKWNKVFDGWFFIRKAVHVTR
- a CDS encoding TetR/AcrR family transcriptional regulator → MRVRDENKICKVRQYTVSLIVEEGLDGFSMNKLAKAAGISPATLYIYYKDKDDLITKVSTEIAQEMVRESLKDFDPDMHFAAGLQLQWQNRSRYFVKYPLEVEFIEKIRYSNVYQKIQPIIKQPFKEILGKFVKNAIEKKELIDLPLEVYWSIAFAPLYQLIKFHTQRNPIGDEPFQLNEDHLKQTLQLVLKALQPS
- a CDS encoding DUF6528 family protein, with product MRSKQLIYISFLVILLVWTWHNSYAQEFVLPKGKKLIVAAEQSQHRVIIIDPGKGTISWEWKADSMQLPATHVKWFNNPSDAKIIYNGRFLLTSASGGGIALIRIYDKKILFHAYAGGNTHSIEVLPGGNIVSASSTGNYLRLFQVDTTIQQDTVPYIQYALPFAHNLVWDKKRSLLWSAGMHEMYAYKYVLENGKPRLQLAFHHPLPGEQGHDLFPVHGKDSLWFTDHQHIYIYDPGTGSLEQVKTRRQKGIKSVSSGPAGYPTIVIFPKEQWWTDEIFDLEGKRIFKQEGLKIYKARWVLPNTFSYQ
- a CDS encoding suppressor of fused domain protein, yielding MMNDPVVLLEETNTRGTLQAVIEQDDRTAYFYLFPGQKFAHQFEPRACWLRNLKTAPATRDFEAMSQGQAPMIEASFCDHPDGLPPLEAERLSIVWLESGDGAAALYDDKIIGFIPGWTLYSDQPIAYASSCTGSTELSMMFPMNENATPIIYGQVARATEFWNSWEGESNTQWGALQEKYISTYEEIFGPIQKYYAIDGDQWPPMAIGEFEKDGIKYFLSMGIGIRAMPWVDYLYNDNASGFRRMELAIAIDMKDFDAEAQMRFAEIISGMADSPWRDITWYGEGHTNSAKELPGEYESLILSAALYNGSNIALPDMYGDKLNLYWCTPITLKEREYAHSIPNGGYTLLEEMINEGMSHVVRKRSSLK
- a CDS encoding copper-exporting P-type ATPase CopA is translated as MQHPTSGEENHDIFVFKTNLADDHAVSRVANILNTTPGIRKWNVALDDEDKVLRVVCASVQEHAIIHLVQKAGYHCEVLPG
- a CDS encoding MFS transporter, coding for MTTQLKSQQFTKYQILVIILLAVLQFTIVLDFMVLSPLGAILMPTLNISASQFGFVVSAYAFSAGISGFLAAGFADKFDRKNMLIFFYIGFIIGTIFCSLAPDYHTLLLARIVTGMFGGVTGSIGFAIVTDLFSLEQRGRAMGFIQMAFGVSQVAGLPIGLVLANHYSWHAPFTMISIFGICLGIALFFLKPINEHLKLSKPVNAFTHLTKTLSKKQYLLGFGATTLMATGGFMLMPFGTTFNTFNLGIAQDDIPLIYFITGLFTLVISPLMGIASDKVGKFKIFMFGSLLTMLLVYVYTNLHTATLFQVIAISVVMFIGVSSRMIAATALLSAVPALQDRGAFMSINSSVQQLSGGIASSLAGLIVVENSNHSLQHFDTLGYVIIGTMIISLIMLSQVNQVIKSRGTTTAPLTGVAVTAE
- a CDS encoding SusC/RagA family TonB-linked outer membrane protein, with translation MQNMYKLFSSWKPWTVLWCLLLLQLVPAYAQSTQVSGKVFSQDNEPVMGVTIRLKGTSTGTASLEDGSYKITAKKGDVLVFSFVGYASREVIVGDQQVINITLQESNSNLEELVVVAYGVQKKKVVTGATVKVNSEDLGKNHALSMEQALQGQAAGVNITANSGQPGDALKFNIRGVGTNGNSNPLFIVDNMPVDDISYLNPADIASIDVLKDAASTAIYGARAANGIVMITTHKGRAGKMQVGLDAYYGWANPYKKLDLLTAHEYGIIMNEASINSGKAPIYSDEELAALGKGTDWQDAATRQNAPIQAYTFSLAGGNDVSIFSSALSYQGQEGVIGLEDQSYFNRITFRLNSEHRLYEGRLKIGENITYSHAASNGIGTGNIYNNSIRGLLNASPTFPVYNGDGTFGVSSLSAEEVNPIGIMYYTNMSKNITDRIVGNIYADLALYKDLHFRSDFGLDLNIFSTNSFTPVYTLTNNNKNTADYATQGLYRNTAWNWDNFFTYSKSLKDHDFSLMVGMSARRTRGFDVSGRKENLIIKDFYHAILNNATNEATQQAMGSMSNYALSSYFGRLTYSFKEKYLFNATLRRDGSVNFGQNSRYGTFPAVSAGWIITAEPFSMPSWVNFLKIRGGWGQNGNDRIVADAYRATVSSSYRAYYFGGDERFIGTSPDKIPNPNVKWETSEQTNVGFDATLFKSLELTFDWYNKTTRDWLVQAPIPAIVGTGAPYINGGNIVNKGVEIVASYSGKVGGLQFNIGGNIAFNKNKVLSIPNQEGVIHPAYNNVLSSNMDEYYRAQNGYPIGYFYGLKTDGIFQNAEEIDAYKNSKGTVIQPTAKPGDVRFVDLNDDGVINGDDKTMIGNPNPTHTYGMNLSASYKGFDASVLFYGVGGNTVVNGSRANDRFYNNYTTEIFDRWTGEGTSNSIPRVTLGDEPNGNYTKFSELYTHNGAYLRIKSLNIGYDFKKTIAKHLPVEQLRLYVSGLNLYTFTHYKGMDPEAGFGIDSWSSGTDLGYYPMPRTVMVGLNVKF
- the yiaA gene encoding inner membrane protein YiaA, whose amino-acid sequence is MKQKTSTAFVVASWAALLIGMVGYLIGLFNADLELNEKGYYFTVLMFGLFAAVSVQKCVRDRLENVPVTDLYYGISWVATLLAILLLIIGLWNATMQPSEKGFYAFAFLLSLFGAIAVQKNTRDNQASRIIND